One Pseudomonadota bacterium genomic window carries:
- a CDS encoding lasso peptide biosynthesis B2 protein, whose product MLLRWRSRLHYLMAMSWSDRIEWLEIAMALLRAQVRVRVVPFRRLASGFDSSDPGSVAPPMPSSAERERVSLRMRHRVARMAALLPVRVACLGQSLAAADLLRRRGCDVRMYLGTTVPTAGFAAHAWLCSEGVVVTGEREAAAFTAVASFFGRGRG is encoded by the coding sequence GTGTTGCTCCGATGGCGCTCTCGCCTGCACTACTTGATGGCCATGTCGTGGTCGGATCGGATCGAGTGGCTCGAGATCGCGATGGCGTTGCTGCGGGCGCAGGTGCGGGTGCGCGTCGTGCCGTTCCGGCGTCTCGCCAGCGGTTTCGATTCGAGCGACCCGGGGAGCGTTGCCCCCCCGATGCCTTCTTCTGCAGAGCGGGAGCGCGTGTCGCTCCGGATGCGCCATCGCGTGGCGCGCATGGCCGCACTGCTGCCCGTGCGCGTGGCGTGCCTCGGGCAGTCGCTGGCCGCGGCCGATCTGCTGAGACGGCGGGGATGTGACGTGCGCATGTATCTGGGCACCACGGTTCCCACTGCGGGGTTTGCCGCCCATGCGTGGCTCTGCAGCGAGGGGGTGGTGGTGACGGGCGAGCGCGAGGCGGCCGCGTTCACCGCGGTGGCGAGCTTTTTCGGGCGAGGGCGCGGGTGA